The following is a genomic window from Hydrogenobaculum sp. Y04AAS1.
TTTTATGGCATCTAACTCTTACGGTGTTTTATTAAAAGCTTCAAACGATAAATTTGCAGACGTAGGTTTAAAGCTTTCTATATGGGCTCAAGACAATGGCAAAGTAACCACTAACGATCACAAAAGCGTAAACTTTTCGGTAGAAAACGCAAGGCTTTATTTTGTAGGGCAGATTAACCCAGTGGTGCAATTTGGTGCAAATATTGATTTTTCTGATAACAACGTTTTAATACCAGATGGTTCTGCTCGCTCTCACGATAAAATGCAGTATACTATCGTAAAAGACGCCTTTATTAATTTTAAATTTAAAAAATCTTTTCAGATTACCGCTGGTCTTTTTTTGGACCCTTGGTCAAGAATCCCTTTAGAAGATTTGTACTCTTTTATAGTGCCAATAGAAGATTACAACCCAGGTTTATCTGAAATAAATATAGATGGTGCTAGGCTTTTACAAACAAACTATGCTGTAAACCCAAATTACCTTAACTATGATGGTGTTTATAAATTTAAACCCTTTATAAAACCCCTTGTGTCTTTGACATTTGGTTCTGATGTAGGAAACGCCTTTAGGGATACAGGTATTGCTATTTGGGGTGATATAGCAAAACATACGGCGCTAAAGTACTATATTATGGTAGGCAACGGAAGATATGACTATCAATATGGTAACAACGCCAAAAGCAACCTAAAATACGGTTTTAGAATAGAACTTACACTTACGTTTTTAGGCTATAAAGGAGAACCAGATTACGTAGATAAAGACATGTTTTTTGGAAAAAGGAAAACCCTTACATTTTCTTTTGCTTATCAACAGCAAAGAGTAGACTGCTCTAACCCTTGGCTAAACAGTGTAAATCAAACAAATATATGTAATGGTCAGACATCTTCCACCACAGCAAAAGCCTATACGTTTGATGTGCTTTGGGAACAAAAGTTTGGTGATTTTGTACCAAATGTCCAAGGAGCATGGCTTCTTCAAAAAGATTTAGGCTTTTCAAAAGCTAATAGCAATATATCACAACCAGAAGCGGAAGGCTATTATCTTCAAACACAGCTTTTATACGATAGATATATTGGCATCGGTAAACCAGCGCTTGTATTAAGATATGAAGAAGACAAGAATAAAAACTATTATGTAGATCCAGTTAATCAAAATTCTTTTATAACCACAAAGGTATTTTTAACGGATGTATTTGTAAATTATTACATAGACAACGAAAATGCAAACATGTCTTTTGGTGTTCAGTTTATAAATCCTGATGCAAATCTTATAAACGCAACTTCAAATGGCAAAGATAATATAAGGGCTTTTAATGATTGGACTTTGGCTTTTAGGATAGTGTTTTAACGTTACAATCTTTTTAAGTCTATCGTAGCTTTTCTTGTGACTATTCTTATCAACTTTGGAAAATCGTTTTGATGTGTTGAGCTATCGTACCATATAATTACTTTTCTGACATTGTTGCTATTTTTTACGTTAAAGAAATATATTTCGTTTTGCACGTTTTCTTCTGGTACTAT
Proteins encoded in this region:
- a CDS encoding porin, whose product is MKKVIFALAFCFMASNSYGVLLKASNDKFADVGLKLSIWAQDNGKVTTNDHKSVNFSVENARLYFVGQINPVVQFGANIDFSDNNVLIPDGSARSHDKMQYTIVKDAFINFKFKKSFQITAGLFLDPWSRIPLEDLYSFIVPIEDYNPGLSEINIDGARLLQTNYAVNPNYLNYDGVYKFKPFIKPLVSLTFGSDVGNAFRDTGIAIWGDIAKHTALKYYIMVGNGRYDYQYGNNAKSNLKYGFRIELTLTFLGYKGEPDYVDKDMFFGKRKTLTFSFAYQQQRVDCSNPWLNSVNQTNICNGQTSSTTAKAYTFDVLWEQKFGDFVPNVQGAWLLQKDLGFSKANSNISQPEAEGYYLQTQLLYDRYIGIGKPALVLRYEEDKNKNYYVDPVNQNSFITTKVFLTDVFVNYYIDNENANMSFGVQFINPDANLINATSNGKDNIRAFNDWTLAFRIVF